One genomic window of Coffea eugenioides isolate CCC68of chromosome 1, Ceug_1.0, whole genome shotgun sequence includes the following:
- the LOC113765469 gene encoding putative F-box/FBD/LRR-repeat protein At5g22670, whose amino-acid sequence MGLNSPGTSSETKKMLEREETTNEAQDRISQLPDAILCHMLSLLPTKLAAQTGILSKRWRDVWLSIPALEFQMHLRANYEGDMTAFDSFAKPKIESFTNFLDRLFAIRDTSSIKKFRLVFDHQVDSRCLNNWLSALHNIQELDLELLVQREFPWSPLADKLLEILKLSCISLPNIPSSVFFPRLKVLHLHSATYVDDASVEKLLSSCPVLEDLQISRWEWDNVRNFVITVPSLKRLTLDFTTHETNLYDDDHYEDGVEYKLIITAPNLEYLSLTDYMSDSIQVNSMARVTESHLSVCKILECDNRTVEQISNYESNVREIFRSIPNVKHLTIGDFTTNSLSESLDSRLPVFQNLVHLEISFQHVNGAILLPKLLKISPKLESLILPRGIISQILFSFISEENQFKPPQDVPECLLLSLKNVEIRHITGRVEEEVQLLIYLLENARVLEKITIWYEEYYVSGGPMDTNNYPTVRRMEDRLSFTDELMNCTRGSAACQLDIQMPELQL is encoded by the exons ATGGGCTTGAATTCTCCGGGGACTTCTTCAGAGACGAAAAAGATGCTTGAAAGAGAAGAAACCACTAACGAAGCACAAGACCGAATAAGCCAATTACCTGATGCAATTCTGTGTCACATGCTCTCCCTTCTTCCGACTAAATTAGCAGCACAAACAGGGATTCTATCTAAACGATGGAGGGACGTTTGGCTTTCAATACCTGCTCTTGAATTTCAGATGCATCTACGGGCAAATTATGAGGGTGATATGACTGCTTTTGATAGCTTTGCAAAGCCTAAAATTGAGAGTTTTACTAATTTTCTGGATCGGCTTTTTGCTATTCGTGACACTTCATCCATTAAAAAGTTCAGATTGGTGTTTGATCATCAGGTTGACTCTAGATGCCTCAATAATTGGTTGTCTGCTTTGCATAATATTCAAGAACTTGATCTCGAATTATTGGTGCAAAGGGAATTCCCCTGGAGTCCTTTGGCGGATAAATTGCTGGAAATCTTGAAACTGAGTTGCATTAGTTTGCCCAACATCCCATCTTCTGTTTTTTTTCCACGTCTTAAGGTTCTTCATCTTCATTCAGCCACGTATGTGGATGATGCATCGGTTGAAAAGTTACTTTCTTCTTGTCCAGTCCTTGAGGATTTGCAGATATCAAGGTGGGAGTGGGATAACGTTAGGAATTTTGTGATTACAGTCCCTTCATTGAAAAGGTTGACTCTGGACTTTACTACACATGAGACGAACTTATATGATGACGATCATTATGAAGATGGTGTTGAGTACAAACTGATAATTACTGCACCAAATTTGGAGTATCTAAGCCTGACTGATTATATGTCAGATTCAATTCAGGTCAATTCCATGGCCAGAGTAACCGAATCACACCTTTCTGTCTGCAAAATCTTAGAATGTGATAATCGGACAGTGGAACAAATAAGTAATTATGAAAGCAATGTGCGTGAAATATTTCGAAGCATCCCAAATGTCAAGCACTTAACAATAGGCGATTTTACCACGAAT TCTTTGAGTGAATCTCTTGATAGCAGACTGCCAGTGTTTCAGAACTTGGTCCACCTGGAGATCAGTTTTCAACATGTGAATGGCGCTATACTACTGCCAAAATTGCTCAAAATCTCTCCTAAACTGGAAAGCCTAATCTTACCTCGG GGGATTATCAGTCAAATTCTGTTTAGTTTTATTTCTGAGGAGAATCAATTTAAGCCTCCACAAGATGTACCTGAATGCCTGTTACTTAGCCTGAAAAATGTGGAAATTCGGCATATTACTGGCAGAGTAGAAGAAGAAGTGCAGCTGTTGATATATCTTTTGGAAAATGCAAGGGTTCTAGAGAAGATAACCATTTGGTATGAAGAATATTATGTTTCCGGTGGACCGATGGATACTAATAATTATCCAACTGTTCGTCGGATGGAGGATCGTTTATCCTTCACAGACGAATTAATGAACTGCACTAGGGGATCTGCTGCTTGTCAACTTGACATACAAATGCCTGAACTACAACTCTGA